The following nucleotide sequence is from Anaerococcus sp. Marseille-Q7828.
TTGTTTTTAAATCGTGGAATGATGGTAGGCAGTGCATAAAGATTGCATCTTCATCAGCCATATCCATTACTTTTTGGTTTACTTGGTATGGGTGAAGTTGTTCAATTCTTTGTTCCCAAACTTCATCTGGTTCTCCCATTGATACCCAAATATCTGTGTAAAGAACGTGTGCACCTTTTACGCCTTCTTCAACATCTTCTGTGAAGTTTACTGTTGATCCGTGAACAGCTGCATATTCTTTTGCTTCTGCTATTAATTCTTCTGTTGGCCATAATTCTTTTGGACCACAACCTGTATAGTTAACACCAAGTTTAGCACATGTGATTAATAGTGAGTTTGATACGTTGTTTCTGCAGTCACCCATGAATACAAAGTTTAGTCCTTTTAGGTATCCAAAGTTTTCTTTGATTGTCATCATATCAGCAATCATTTGTGTTGGGTGGAAGTCATCTGTTAGACCATTCCATACTGGAACACCTGAGTTATCTGCTAGAGCTTGAACTAATTCTTGATCAAATCCTCTGTATTCGATACCATCATAGAATCTTCCAAGTACTTTTGCTGTATCTTCAATAGATTCTTTTTTACCCATTTGGCTTGAACCTGGATCTAGATATGTTACACCCATTCCTAGATCATAACCAGCTACTTCAAATGAGCAACGTGTTCTTGTAGATGTTTTTTCAAATAATAGAACGATGTTTTTACCTTCTAGGTATCTGTGTGGTGTTCTTGTTAATTTAAGATTTTTAAATTGAGCAGATAGGTCTAATAGGTAGTTGATTTCTGCTTCTGTGTAATCACTTAATGTTAGGAAAGATCTTCCTTGTAAATTTACTGGCATATTTGTATCTCCTTATAGTTTTATTTATAGTTTTATTTTAATTTATTCTCTTTTATTTTGCAATATTAATTAGTCTAGGCTTCTTACAAATGGCATTGTCATACATCTTGGACCACCACGACCTACTGTTAGGTTTGATGCGTCTAGTTCATGTATTTTGATTCCTGCTTCTTTAAGTGCAGCATTTGTTACTGTATTTCTCTTATAAACAACTACTTCACCTGGAGCTATTGTTAGTGTGTTTGATCCGTCATTCCATTGTTCACGTTCAGCAGCGATTGGATCACCATTACCACATGGGATTAGTCTAACTTTTTCAACTCCTGCAATTTCAGCTAAGATTTCTTCAAATTCACCAGATTTTTCTTCGATGTTTAGATCGTTGTCACCTTTTGTGATTTTATAGATTTTTAGTGTTTGCATGATTCCTGGGTGGAATGTAAATGCATCATGGTCAATTCTTGTAAATACAGTATCTAAGTGCATGAATGCTCTATTTACAGGGATGTTTAACGCATAAATTTTTTCAATTTTGCTTTCTTCTTCACCAAAGAAGATATTTTTAGCTAGTTCTTGGATAGCTTCATATTGTGTTCTTTGAGAAATACCAATTAATAGTGTTGTATCAGATATGATTAGTTCGTCTCCACCTTCGATGTGGTATTCTTTTCCTCTACCATAGTAGTTTGGAACTTGACCTTTATAATCATTGTGATATCTCATTACATAATCACCATAGATTGTTTCTCTGTTACGTGTTTCAGCATACATTGTGTTGATTGAAACGCCGTTACCAATTGTTGCAAATGGGTCTCTTGTGAAGTATAGGTTTGGCATTGGATTGATTGCAAGGTAGTTTCCTTTTTCACCCATTGTTTTAAGTTCTTCTTCACTGAAGTGACCAATTTCTAGTAGTGTGATACCAGCCATAGTTTTTTCAACAAATTCTTTAGTATCAGAAATACCTTCTAGTAGTTCTCTAGATTTTTTAAGAATTTCTTCATCTGTAACACCTGTTTCTTCAAGGTATTGGTCTAAGAATTGTTCTCTTAATCCTTCGTTTTGGTCAAGTGCTTCAGCAACTAAATCTTCAAGATAAAGTACTTCAACGCCGTTATCTCTAAGAATGTCTGTGAATCTATCGTGTTCTTCTTGAGCAAGTTTTAAATCTGGAATATCATCAAATAATAATTCTTCCAATGTGTTTGGAGTTAGGTTTAATAATTCATCTCCTGGTCTGTGTACTAAAACTTTTTCAAGTTTATTAATTTCGCTTGTTACTTGTATAGCTGTCATTAAAATCCTCCTAAAAATTTTGGGAAACATTTTCCCTTACACATATATTATATGACATTCCAAAATTAAATGTAGGACATTTTCGAACTGATTAGTTGTAAAAAAAGATATATTATATAGAACCTTCACTAAAATATGTGGTAAAATTGTAGTATACTTATTGTAAGGAGATAGAATGAGTAATACACGTTTAGAAGGAAAATTTGAATCCCACTTAGATTTATCCAGTCTTCTGACATATGAATATGAATTTGAAAGCTCCAATACAAAGCCAATGATTCACCAACAAGCACGCTTTCTACTATGCACAAAAGGTTCCGGGAAAATAACCCTAAACTCAAAAGAGTACGAAGTAAGAAAGAGATCTATCATTCTAATAGTGCCATGGGACATAACAGAAATCACACAGGTTGATGAACAATTAGAATTTATTAAAATTGTATTTAATTACAGTGCTTTCACAGAATATTTATCAGACCTAGAGATATTTACAGAAAAAAACAGCTCTTTTTATTCAGAAATAGAAGATAATAGAATAAAATACTTAAATGATATAGAATTTAAGAGCATTCTAAGAACAATGAAAAAATTTAGGGCTGAAGTTGGAGATATTTCTATATATCATACACCTAATAAGGATAACTTTTCTAGAATTTATTTACTAGCATTATTAGTAGAATTGACTATTGAATTCCTTAGATCTATAAATGTAACTGAAGAAATTGATAGCAAAGAGAAATCAGTCAACATAAATGAAATATTAAGTTATATGTACGCACATTTGGCCGATAAACTAACACTAGAAAAAGTATCATCAGTGTTTTTTATGAGCAAATCATCTATGGCCAAATATTTGAAAGAAAGTATCAACTATACATTCAAAGAATTATTAGATGATATGAAATTTTCAAAATCAGTAGATTTGCTAGCCTATACCTCATTAACGCTTAGTGAGATTGCAAGCGAAGTTGGTTATAATGACGATTCCCACTTCATAAACTCTTTCCTACAAAGGGAGAAAGTTACACCAAGTGAATTTAGAGAAGATTATCTACACACAGAAAATAGACTAAAGCTATTTGAATCAGACACTAAAAAAGATCTCATTAGATATATAGAAAATAATTTTAGAGACGAAGAATTGTCCATATCACTAGTATCCAAGAAATTTAATATGACAACTTCATCTGTAAACAAAATCCTAAACTTCCAATTCGAGAAAAACTTTACAGAGTATTTAAATTATCTTAGAGTAACTGAAGCGGCAAATTTACTAAAAACGACCGATGAGCCAATTGAAGATATAGCAATAAAAGTGGGATTTAACAACAGCAGAACATTTAGAAGAGCATTTAATCAGATAATACAAATAACCCCATCAAATTTTAGAAAAAATATTAACCTTCAACAATATGATGGAACTATAATGTAATAGAAGTAAAAAGATTCATCTAAAAATGTGACACAAAAAAATATTGAAATATATAAAGTAAAACTCTTACAAGTAAAATAATTGTAAGAGTTTTTTATATTTAGCTCTTAATATACTATTAAAATAAATCAAGCTTTTGAACTGATTGTTTATTATAATAATCGTATATATTTAATAGTTGCAGAATTTCTTTTAATGATAAAGTAATATCAATAGAAAATATATAATATTTAAAATAGTCAATGGAAAATATCGTATAAAAAATCGAATTAAATGATAAATTGTAGAGAAATGAGATCGGAAATTTTTGCAAATTTCATGTCGTCGTAACAAATATCGTAACAAGAAAATAAAAAAGCCCTCGCAAACGTTGAAATTGCAAGGGTTGTAAAATTATGGCGTACCATTGAGGATTCGAACCCCAGGCCTTCTGGTCCGTAGCCAGACGCTCTATCCAGCTGAGCTAATGGTACATACAAAATATTCTATTTAAAATAAATGGCGCGCCTGGGAGGAATCGAACCCCCGACACACGGATTAGAAGTCCGTTGCTCTATCCAGCTGAGCTACAGGCGCATAACTTGATTTCTTTTATTATAACACCAATGTGAAATTAATGCAAGAGAAATTTCAAATAACTATAAAATGTTAAATTGGAGCGGATGACGAGATTCGAACTCGCGACCCTCGCCTTGGCAAGGCGATGCTCTACCACTGAGCCACATCCGCATATATCTTGTGAATTTTATTTTATAAATAATGCTCCTCTAGCTACACGGGCTTTTCTTGCTTCACAAGACCATTCCATGGAGGGTCCTCCCCTAGCCGGACGGGCTTATTTGGAGCTGATGATAGGACTTGAACCTACAACCTATTGATTACAAATCAATTGCTCTGCCAATTGAGCTACATCAGCGCTATATTTTCCATTACAAAAATTTAATGGAGACATATATGAGATTCGAACTTGTCCCTCGTAGGGTTTCAAACCAAAACGATTTGAAATCTTTGAGGTGAATCATTGCGATAGCTTTGATGAGCCCAAAGAACTCTCCGCCGTAACGGCGATTATAATCGAATTCTCCAGATAATTATTTTTTTAATGGCGACCTGGATGAGATTCGAACTTGTCCCTTGTAGGGTTTCAAATCAAAATGATTTGAAATCTTTGAGGTGAATCATTGCGATAGCTTTGATGAGCCCAAAGAACTCTCCGCCGTAACGGCGATTATAATCGAATTCTCCAGATAATTATTTTTTTAATGGCGACCTGGATGAGATTCGAACTTGTCCCTTGTAGGGTTTCAAATCAAAATGATTTGAAATCTTTGAGGTGAATCATTGCGATAGCTTTGATGAGCCCAAAGAACCCTCCGCCGTAACGGCGATTATAATCAATTTCTCCAGATAAATAGTTTTTTATGGCGACCTGGATGAGATTCGAACTCACGACCTCCGCCGTGACAGGGCGGCATTCTAACCAGCTGAACTACCAGGCCATAAATTAATAACATTTGTAAATATATCTTTTTTTTATTATTCTCTAGCCGGACGGGCTTTTCTCGGGCTTGCCCAGCGAGTGCTCCGCACGGGTCCTCTATCAGCCTGACGTGCTAGTTTCTTGCTTCGCAAGACCATTTCATGGAGAGTGCTCCTCTAGCCGCACGGGCTAGTTTTTTGGTGGAAGTAACAGGGCTCGAACCTGTGACCCCCTGCTTGTAAGGCAGATGCTCTCCCAACTGAGCTATACTTCCAGATCGTATGTATAAAGAATTTTTCTCATATTACATACTAACCCGTCGGCTTGTTGATAAATAATTAGTCCTCGGACTTTCGTCCTGCGGTATTTCGCACTGTAGTGCGACTCCTACATTAGCCGGAGGGGCTTGTTTGGTGACCCTACCGAGATTCGAACTCGGGATACCACCGTGAAAGGGTGGTGTCTTAACCGCTTGACCATAGGGCCTTATTACTTTTTTTAGCTGTATATAATTTTTCGAGATGATTCCGAAAAACTACACGCCGTGAACACGGTGGTTCTCCTTCAAACGAAGTCTGTCATACTTTTATTATATATAAGTAATATATGGTGACCCCATCGGGATTCGAACCCGAGAACCCGCCGTGAGAGGGCGATGTCTTAACCGCTTGACCATGGGGCCAAACAAAATTTCTTTTGAATATTGTTATGATATATTAAATTAATTTCAAAGCTTCGCTTTGATATGTCTTCGTCGGCTACAAAACGAAATCGTAGATTTCTGTTTCGCGACATTTGACCTACCAGCCAAAACAAAGTTTTGGGGTTAGGATCAAGAAACCGCTTGACCATGGGGGCCAAACAAAATCGTGAACAAAGCACGATTATTATTTAATAAAAAAATGGTAGCGAAGAAGAGACTTGAACTCTTGACACTCCGGGTATGAACCGAATGCTCTAGCCAACTGAGCTACTTCGCCATATATAATAGTGTTATGTTTTTTGATGGTATCATATTTTTTTCCATCAGAACTTTTTTTGGTTGCGGGAGCTGGATTTGAACCAACGACCTCCGGGTTATGAGCCCGACGAGCTACCAGACTGCTCTATCCCGCGTCATTTTAGTATTACAAGAACTATACTATTAATTTAAGTAAATTCACACTCTAATAAAAAAGCTTTTCTTGGCGCTCAGGGTGGGACTCGAACCCACAACCTACCGGTTAACAGCCGGGTGCTCCACCATTGAGCTACCTAAGCATATTTATACTTGATATTATTTCATCTATTACTAGTCTAGCCTATATTGGCTAGCTAGTAGTAAATGTTTGGCGATTTCCTACTCTACCGGGAGGTCGCCCTCCGAGTACCATCGGCGTTATGAGGCTTAACTTCTGTGTTCGGTATGGAAACAGGTGTATCCCTCATGCAATCATCACCATATTTAGTTTATGAACCATTAAATAGCGTTCAGTTAAACTTACCTTCATACAGATTGATTATCAATACGATTGGTTCGTAAGTTTCTACCAATCGCGCTTTGCGCTATTGGGAAACTCTGAACGAGGACCTACCATCAATTTGTCCTCAATAAGCCGGAC
It contains:
- the argF gene encoding ornithine carbamoyltransferase; translated protein: MPVNLQGRSFLTLSDYTEAEINYLLDLSAQFKNLKLTRTPHRYLEGKNIVLLFEKTSTRTRCSFEVAGYDLGMGVTYLDPGSSQMGKKESIEDTAKVLGRFYDGIEYRGFDQELVQALADNSGVPVWNGLTDDFHPTQMIADMMTIKENFGYLKGLNFVFMGDCRNNVSNSLLITCAKLGVNYTGCGPKELWPTEELIAEAKEYAAVHGSTVNFTEDVEEGVKGAHVLYTDIWVSMGEPDEVWEQRIEQLHPYQVNQKVMDMADEDAIFMHCLPSFHDLKTTIGEEVYEKFGDKYELNGMEVTDDVFLSNKSKVFDEAENRMHSIKAVMYATLK
- the arcA gene encoding arginine deiminase encodes the protein MTAIQVTSEINKLEKVLVHRPGDELLNLTPNTLEELLFDDIPDLKLAQEEHDRFTDILRDNGVEVLYLEDLVAEALDQNEGLREQFLDQYLEETGVTDEEILKKSRELLEGISDTKEFVEKTMAGITLLEIGHFSEEELKTMGEKGNYLAINPMPNLYFTRDPFATIGNGVSINTMYAETRNRETIYGDYVMRYHNDYKGQVPNYYGRGKEYHIEGGDELIISDTTLLIGISQRTQYEAIQELAKNIFFGEEESKIEKIYALNIPVNRAFMHLDTVFTRIDHDAFTFHPGIMQTLKIYKITKGDNDLNIEEKSGEFEEILAEIAGVEKVRLIPCGNGDPIAAEREQWNDGSNTLTIAPGEVVVYKRNTVTNAALKEAGIKIHELDASNLTVGRGGPRCMTMPFVRSLD
- a CDS encoding AraC family transcriptional regulator, with amino-acid sequence MSNTRLEGKFESHLDLSSLLTYEYEFESSNTKPMIHQQARFLLCTKGSGKITLNSKEYEVRKRSIILIVPWDITEITQVDEQLEFIKIVFNYSAFTEYLSDLEIFTEKNSSFYSEIEDNRIKYLNDIEFKSILRTMKKFRAEVGDISIYHTPNKDNFSRIYLLALLVELTIEFLRSINVTEEIDSKEKSVNINEILSYMYAHLADKLTLEKVSSVFFMSKSSMAKYLKESINYTFKELLDDMKFSKSVDLLAYTSLTLSEIASEVGYNDDSHFINSFLQREKVTPSEFREDYLHTENRLKLFESDTKKDLIRYIENNFRDEELSISLVSKKFNMTTSSVNKILNFQFEKNFTEYLNYLRVTEAANLLKTTDEPIEDIAIKVGFNNSRTFRRAFNQIIQITPSNFRKNINLQQYDGTIM